In Zingiber officinale cultivar Zhangliang chromosome 1A, Zo_v1.1, whole genome shotgun sequence, a genomic segment contains:
- the LOC122000431 gene encoding auxin-responsive protein IAA33-like, giving the protein MNGIELHHGALKRPWVDEKGSSALYPSYRPCPAPPPLPPLQPRPTSTFKLLNLSVVDDCTVASVVPPVTVVFEGRAICHRVCLDELTSYESLAKALRRMFVDAEEGGEERQTDLALANAVPGYVVAYEDMEDDLLLAGDLNWKDFVRVAKRIRIVPSKVSRRRKNELVLV; this is encoded by the exons ATGAACGGGATCGAGTTGCATCACGGCGCTCTCAAGCGGCCGTGGGTCGACGAGAAAGGGAGCAGTGCCCTGTACCCCTCCTACCGCCCTTGCCCTGCGCCTCCACCATTGCCGCCGCTGCAGCCGAGACCTACGTCCACGTTCAAGCTGTTGAATCTTTCCGTGGTGGACGACTGCACGGTGGCGTCGGTGGTCCCTCCGGTAACTGTCGTCTTCGAGGGGCGCGCCATCTGCCATCGTGTCTGCCTCGACGAGCTCACGAGCTACGAGAGCTTGGCCAAGGCCCTGCGCCGCATGTTCGTGGACGCGGAAGAGGGTGGGGAGGAGAGGCAGACGGATCTCGCCCTGGCTAATGCGGTGCCGGGTTACGTGGTGGCCTATGAAGACATGGAGGATGACTTGCTCCTCGCCGGCGATTTAAATTGGAA GGATTTTGTTCGTGTGGCTAAGCGGATTAGGATAGTTCCATCGAAGGTTAGCCGTCGGAGGAAAAATGAGCTGGTTTTAGTTTGA